The following coding sequences lie in one Arabidopsis thaliana chromosome 3, partial sequence genomic window:
- the CYP705A33 gene encoding cytochrome P450, family 705, subfamily A, polypeptide 33: MAAFISVDFQNCFIFILLCFFSLLCYSLFFKKPKDSRGCDLPPSPPSLPIIGHLHLLLSSLSHKSLQKISSKYGPLLHLRIFNVPIILVSSASVADEVFRIHDMNISSRGAAAIDESLVFGSSGVVYAPYGDYLKFVKKIIATKLLRPQVLERSRGLRAEELQRLYNRILDKAKMNENVEIGKEATMLMNNIFCRMSMGRSFSEENGEAERVRGLVAESYALAKKIFFASVLRRLLKKLRIPLFKKDIMDVSNRFNELLEKILVEHNEKLDEEHKDTDMMDVLLAAYADENAEYKITRNHIKSFFVELFVGGTDTSVQTTQWTMAEIINNSDVLERLREEIDSVVGTSRMIQETDIPNLPYLQAVVKEGLRLHPPFPLLTRKFEERCEIKGFYIPEKTFLIINAYAWMRDPDSWEDPNEFKPERFLGSSRLGQVDEREEAQKYIPFGGGRRGCPGANLASIFVGTAIGVMVQCFDWGIKGDKINMEETFEGLTLTMVHPIKCTPIPRTLPFVTSNLQSPSS, encoded by the exons ATGGCAGCGTTTATCAGCGTTGACTTTCAGAACTGTTTCATCTTCATTCTCCTATGCTTCTTCTCCCTCCTCTGttattctctcttcttcaagaaaccaaaggaCTCACGAGGCTGTGATCTACCTCCCAGCCCTCCGTCTCTTCCGATTATCGGTCATCTTCAccttctcctctcttctctatcCCACAAGTCTTTACAGAAAATCTCCTCTAAGTATGGACCTCTCCTCCATCTCCGGATCTTTAATGTCCCCATCATCCTCGTTTCATCGGCTTCAGTTGCAGACGAGGTCTTCAGGATCCACGACATGAACATCTCCTCTCGCGGTGCTGCTGCGATCGATGAGTCCCTCGTGTTTGGATCTTCTGGTGTCGTCTACGCTCCCTATGGAGATTACTTGAAGTTCGTGAAGAAGATCATTGCCACTAAGCTGCTTCGACCTCAGGTGTTGGAGCGGTCACGAGGTCTTCGTGCTGAAGAGCTACAACGACTTTACAACAGAATTCTTGATAAGGCGAAGATGAATGAGAACGTTGAGATCGGTAAGGAAGCGACGATGCTCATGAACAACATCTTCTGTAGGATGAGCATGGGAAGGAGTTTCTCAGAGGAGAATGGTGAGGCAGAGAGAGTCAGAGGCTTGGTGGCTGAATCATATGCCTTGGCGAAGAAGATTTTCTTCGCATCTGTACTGCGCAGACTGCTTAAGAAGCTTCGGATCCCACTATTCAAGAAGGATATCATGGATGTTTCCAACAGATTCAATGAGCTGCTAGAGAAGATTCTTGTGGAACACAATGAGAAACTGGACGAGGAACATAAAGACACGGATATGATGGACGTGTTGTTGGCAGCTTATGCAGATGAAAACGCTGAGTATAAGATTACTAGGAATCATATCAAGTCATTTTTCGTG GAGCTTTTCGTGGGAGGCACTGATACCTCGGTGCAAACAACACAATGGACAATGGCCGAGATCATTAATAACTCTGACGTTCTTGAGAGGCTGAGAGAAGAAATTGACTCTGTTGTAGGGACATCAAGAATGATTCAAGAAACAGATATACCAAACCTTCCTTATTTGCAAGCGGTGGTTAAGGAAGGACTAAGATTGCACCCACCATTTCCTCTCTTGACGAGGAAGTTTGAAGAAAGGTGTGAGATCAAAGGGTTCTACATCCCGGAGAAGACATTTCTTATTATAAATGCTTACGCTTGGATGAGAGATCCTGATTCCTGGGAAGATCCTAATGAGTTTAAGCCGGAGAGGTTTTTAGGTTCTTCAAGATTAGGACAAGTAGACGAGAGAGAGGAAGCTCAGAAGTACATTCCTTTCGGCGGAGGAAGGAGAGGCTGTCCTGGAGCAAATCTAGCTTCTATTTTCGTAGGAACCGCGATTGGAGTGATGGTGCAGTGCTTTGACTGGGGAATCAAAGGAGATAAGATCAACATGGAAGAGACTTTTGAAGGACTGACCCTTACCATGGTTCATCCAATTAAGTGCACTCCGATTCCTCGAACACTGCCTTTTGTAACTTCTAATCTCCAGAGTCCTAGCTCTTGA
- the NFU4 gene encoding NFU domain protein 4 (NFU domain protein 4 (NFU4); CONTAINS InterPro DOMAIN/s: NIF system FeS cluster assembly, NifU, C-terminal (InterPro:IPR001075), HIRA-interacting protein 5 (InterPro:IPR017065), NIF system FeS cluster assembly, NifU-like scaffold, N-terminal (InterPro:IPR014824); BEST Arabidopsis thaliana protein match is: NFU domain protein 5 (TAIR:AT1G51390.1); Has 35333 Blast hits to 34131 proteins in 2444 species: Archae - 798; Bacteria - 22429; Metazoa - 974; Fungi - 991; Plants - 531; Viruses - 0; Other Eukaryotes - 9610 (source: NCBI BLink).), whose amino-acid sequence MKGIARLVTSLSRIGGRKVVSGTSTVTSSSSSSLLLSRRSLFISATNLLNSRTKDSALPSLNSSLLAQKWNFLGGQRRTMFIQTQSTPNPSSLMFYPGKPVMEVGSADFPNVRSALGSPLAKSIYSIDGVVRVFFGSDFVTVTKSDDVSWDILKPEIFAAVMDFYSSGQPLFLDSQAAAAKDTAISEDDSETVAMIKELLETRIRPAVQDDGGDIEYCGFDP is encoded by the exons ATGAAAGGGATTGCGAGGCTTGTAACTTCTCTATCGCGAATCGGAGGTCGCAAGGTCGTTTCTGGAACAAGTACTgtgacttcttcttcgtcttcctctcTTCTGCTATCTCGTCGCTCGCTTTTCATCTCTGCCACCAATTTACTTAATTCCCGGACCAAGGATTCTGCTCTTCCCTCGTTGAATTCTTCTTTACTTGCTCAGAAATGGAATTTCCTCGGAG GGCAGAGAAGAACAATGTTTATCCAAACCCAATCAACTCCAAATCCTTCTTCTCTCATGTTTTATCCTGGCAAACCAGTCATGGAAGTTGGAAGTGCTGATTTTCCTAATGTTCGTTCTGCTCTGGGTTCGCCATTAGCCAAATCTATTTACTCCATTGATG GTGTAGTTCGAGTTTTCTTTGGGTCAGATTTTGTCACTGTAACTAAGTCAGATGATGTATCATGGGATATTCTCAAGCCTGAGATATTTGCAGCAGTCATGGATTTCTATTCTTCTGGCCAGCCTTTGTTTCTCGACTCACAAGCTGCTGCTGCCAAGGATACTGCCATCAGCGAG GATGACTCTGAAACAGTAGCAATGATCAAGGAACTCTTAGAAACACGCATCAGACCAGCAGTTCAAGATGATGGTGGGGACATTGAGTATTGTGGGTTTGATCCGTAA
- the CYP705A30 gene encoding cytochrome P450, family 705, subfamily A, polypeptide 30 (''cytochrome P450, family 705, subfamily A, polypeptide 30'' (CYP705A30); FUNCTIONS IN: electron carrier activity, monooxygenase activity, iron ion binding, oxygen binding, heme binding; INVOLVED IN: oxidation reduction; LOCATED IN: endomembrane system; CONTAINS InterPro DOMAIN/s: Cytochrome P450 (InterPro:IPR001128), Cytochrome P450, conserved site (InterPro:IPR017972), Cytochrome P450, E-class, group I (InterPro:IPR002401); BEST Arabidopsis thaliana protein match is: cytochrome P450, family 705, subfamily A, polypeptide 32 (TAIR:AT3G20950.1); Has 33333 Blast hits to 33151 proteins in 1652 species: Archae - 50; Bacteria - 3607; Metazoa - 11622; Fungi - 7384; Plants - 9408; Viruses - 6; Other Eukaryotes - 1256 (source: NCBI BLink).), protein MAAMITFDFQNSFIFILFFLFSLLCYSLFFRKPKGSRAGRDLPPSPPSFPVIGHLHLLLSALVHKSFQNISSKYGPLLHLRVFHIPIVLASSASVAYEIFKAQDVNVSSRGHAPVGESLWFGSSSFFFAPYGDYFKFMRKLIATKLLGPQALERSRKIRADELDRFYKTLLDKAMKKESVEIGEEAAKLNNNIICKMIMGRSCSEENGEAEKFRHLVIESMALTKQIFFGMIFHKPLKKLGISLFQKDILSLSRKFDELLEKILFEHEEKKAEHNQANDMMDFLLEAYGDENAEYKITRNHIKSLFVDLVIAGTDTSVQATQWTMGELINNPKILQRLREEIESVVGNTRLIQENDLPNLPYLQAVVKEGLRLHPPGSISVRMFQERCELKGFYIPEKTLLVVNTYAIMRDPNFWEDPEEFKPERFIASSRSEQEDEVREEVLKYIPFSAGRRGCPGSNLAYISLGIVIGVMVQCFDWRIEGEKVNMNEAAETTALSMAQPLKCTPVSRTKNPLPSSLHIPSS, encoded by the exons ATGGCAGCAATGATCACCTTTGACTTTCAAAACagcttcatcttcatcctcttttttctcttctctctcctttgttactctctcttcttcaggAAACCAAAGGGCTCACGAGCTGGCCGTGATCTTCCTCCGAGCCCTCCTTCTTTTCCTGTAATTGGtcatcttcaccttcttctctctgctctTGTTCACAAGTCTTTTCAAAACATCTCCTCTAAGTATGGACctcttctccatctccgcGTCTTCCACATTCCCATAGTCCTCGCCTCCTCGGCCTCAGTGGCCTACGAGATCTTCAAGGCCCAAGATGTGAATGTCTCCTCTCGCGGTCACGCTCCAGTCGGGGAGTCTCTCTGGTTTGGATCGtctagcttcttcttcgctcCCTATGGAGAttactttaaatttatgaGGAAGCTCATAGCCACAAAGCTTCTTGGACCACAGGCACTCGAGCGTTCACGAAAAATCCGTGCAGATGAGCTAGATCGGTTTTACAAAACCTTGCTTGACAAGgcgatgaagaaggagagtgTTGAGATCGGTGAGGAAGCAGCGAAGCTCAATAACAATATCATCTGCAAGATGATCATGGGGAGGAGTTGTTCAGAGGAGAATGGTGAGGCGGAGAAATTCAGACACTTGGTGATCGAGTCGATGGCTTTGACAAAGCAAATCTTCTTTGGTATGATCTTTCACAAACCGCTTAAAAAGCTCGGGATCTCACTGTTCCAAAAGGATATACTAAGTCTTTCCCGCAAGTTCGACGAGTTGCTGGAGAAGATTCTTTTTGAACACGAAGAGAAAAAGGCGGAGCACAATCAAGCTAATGACATGATGGATTTTTTGTTGGAAGCTTATGGAGACGAAAATGCAGAGTATAAAATCACAAGAAACCATATCAAGTCCTTGTTCGTG GATCTTGTCATTGCAGGGACTGACACCTCGGTGCAAGCAACACAGTGGACAATGGGGGAGCTCATTAACAACCCTAAGATTCTTCagagattgagagaagaaaTCGAATCGGTTGTAGGGAACACAAGATTAAttcaagaaaatgatttacCAAACCTCCCTTACTTGCAAGCGGTAGTCAAAGAAGGGCTAAGATTGCATCCGCCGGGGTCTATCTCGGTAAGGATGTTTCAAGAAAGGTGTGAACTCAAAGGGTTCTACATACCGGAGAAGACATTACTTGTTGTTAATACTTATGCTATAATGAGAGATCCTAATTTCTGGGAAGATCCTGAGGAGTTTAAACCTGAGAGGTTTATAGCATCTTCAAGATCAGAGCAAGAGGACGAGGTAAGAGAGGAAGTCTTGAAATACATTCCTTTCTCCGCGGGAAGGAGAGGCTGTCCTGGATCAAATCTAGCTTATATCTCTCTAGGAATCGTGATTGGGGTAATGGTGCAGTGCTTTGATTGGAGAATTGAAGGAGAGAAAGTAAACATGAATGAGGCTGCTGAAACAACTGCGTTGTCCATGGCTCAGCCTCTTAAGTGCACTCCTGTTTCTCGAACCAAAAACCCTTTGCCATCAAGTCTACATATTCCCAGTTCTTGA
- the NFU4 gene encoding NFU domain protein 4 (NFU domain protein 4 (NFU4); CONTAINS InterPro DOMAIN/s: NIF system FeS cluster assembly, NifU, C-terminal (InterPro:IPR001075), HIRA-interacting protein 5 (InterPro:IPR017065), NIF system FeS cluster assembly, NifU-like scaffold, N-terminal (InterPro:IPR014824); BEST Arabidopsis thaliana protein match is: NFU domain protein 5 (TAIR:AT1G51390.1); Has 6036 Blast hits to 5990 proteins in 1590 species: Archae - 18; Bacteria - 3114; Metazoa - 168; Fungi - 162; Plants - 179; Viruses - 3; Other Eukaryotes - 2392 (source: NCBI BLink).): MKGIARLVTSLSRIGGRKVVSGTSTVTSSSSSSLLLSRRSLFISATNLLNSRTKDSALPSLNSSLLAQKWNFLGGQRRTMFIQTQSTPNPSSLMFYPGKPVMEVGSADFPNVRSALGSPLAKSIYSIDGVVRVFFGSDFVTVTKSDDVSWDILKPEIFAAVMDFYSSGQPLFLDSQAAAAKDTAISEDDSETVAMIKELLETRIRPAVQDDGGDIEYCGFDPESGIVKLRMQGACSGCPSSSVTLKSGIENMLMHYVSEVKGVEQEFDGEDEEGTLSGEMRVE; the protein is encoded by the exons ATGAAAGGGATTGCGAGGCTTGTAACTTCTCTATCGCGAATCGGAGGTCGCAAGGTCGTTTCTGGAACAAGTACTgtgacttcttcttcgtcttcctctcTTCTGCTATCTCGTCGCTCGCTTTTCATCTCTGCCACCAATTTACTTAATTCCCGGACCAAGGATTCTGCTCTTCCCTCGTTGAATTCTTCTTTACTTGCTCAGAAATGGAATTTCCTCGGAG GGCAGAGAAGAACAATGTTTATCCAAACCCAATCAACTCCAAATCCTTCTTCTCTCATGTTTTATCCTGGCAAACCAGTCATGGAAGTTGGAAGTGCTGATTTTCCTAATGTTCGTTCTGCTCTGGGTTCGCCATTAGCCAAATCTATTTACTCCATTGATG GTGTAGTTCGAGTTTTCTTTGGGTCAGATTTTGTCACTGTAACTAAGTCAGATGATGTATCATGGGATATTCTCAAGCCTGAGATATTTGCAGCAGTCATGGATTTCTATTCTTCTGGCCAGCCTTTGTTTCTCGACTCACAAGCTGCTGCTGCCAAGGATACTGCCATCAGCGAG GATGACTCTGAAACAGTAGCAATGATCAAGGAACTCTTAGAAACACGCATCAGACCAGCAGTTCAAGATGATGGTGGGGACATTGAGTATTGTGGGTTTGATCC GGAAAGCGGTATAGTGAAGCTGAGGATGCAAGGAGCTTGTAGTGGTTGTCCGAGCTCATCTGTTACTTTGAAATCGGGAATCGAAAACATGCTGATGCATTATGTATCCGAG gTGAAAGGTGTAGAACAAGAGTTTGATGGGGAAGATGAAGAGGGAACGTTGTCTGGAGAGATGAGAGTAGAGTAG
- the CYP705A33 gene encoding cytochrome P450, family 705, subfamily A, polypeptide 33 (''cytochrome P450, family 705, subfamily A, polypeptide 33'' (CYP705A33); FUNCTIONS IN: electron carrier activity, monooxygenase activity, iron ion binding, oxygen binding, heme binding; INVOLVED IN: oxidation reduction; LOCATED IN: cellular_component unknown; EXPRESSED IN: 6 plant structures; EXPRESSED DURING: LP.04 four leaves visible, petal differentiation and expansion stage; CONTAINS InterPro DOMAIN/s: Cytochrome P450 (InterPro:IPR001128), Cytochrome P450, conserved site (InterPro:IPR017972), Cytochrome P450, E-class, group I (InterPro:IPR002401); BEST Arabidopsis thaliana protein match is: cytochrome P450, family 705, subfamily A, polypeptide 18 (TAIR:AT3G20090.1); Has 32131 Blast hits to 32044 proteins in 1681 species: Archae - 52; Bacteria - 3745; Metazoa - 11369; Fungi - 6899; Plants - 8847; Viruses - 3; Other Eukaryotes - 1216 (source: NCBI BLink).), with the protein MNISSRGAAAIDESLVFGSSGVVYAPYGDYLKFVKKIIATKLLRPQVLERSRGLRAEELQRLYNRILDKAKMNENVEIGKEATMLMNNIFCRMSMGRSFSEENGEAERVRGLVAESYALAKKIFFASVLRRLLKKLRIPLFKKDIMDVSNRFNELLEKILVEHNEKLDEEHKDTDMMDVLLAAYADENAEYKITRNHIKSFFVELFVGGTDTSVQTTQWTMAEIINNSDVLERLREEIDSVVGTSRMIQETDIPNLPYLQAVVKEGLRLHPPFPLLTRKFEERCEIKGFYIPEKTFLIINAYAWMRDPDSWEDPNEFKPERFLGSSRLGQVDEREEAQKYIPFGGGRRGCPGANLASIFVGTAIGVMVQCFDWGIKGDKINMEETFEGLTLTMVHPIKCTPIPRTLPFVTSNLQSPSS; encoded by the exons ATGAACATCTCCTCTCGCGGTGCTGCTGCGATCGATGAGTCCCTCGTGTTTGGATCTTCTGGTGTCGTCTACGCTCCCTATGGAGATTACTTGAAGTTCGTGAAGAAGATCATTGCCACTAAGCTGCTTCGACCTCAGGTGTTGGAGCGGTCACGAGGTCTTCGTGCTGAAGAGCTACAACGACTTTACAACAGAATTCTTGATAAGGCGAAGATGAATGAGAACGTTGAGATCGGTAAGGAAGCGACGATGCTCATGAACAACATCTTCTGTAGGATGAGCATGGGAAGGAGTTTCTCAGAGGAGAATGGTGAGGCAGAGAGAGTCAGAGGCTTGGTGGCTGAATCATATGCCTTGGCGAAGAAGATTTTCTTCGCATCTGTACTGCGCAGACTGCTTAAGAAGCTTCGGATCCCACTATTCAAGAAGGATATCATGGATGTTTCCAACAGATTCAATGAGCTGCTAGAGAAGATTCTTGTGGAACACAATGAGAAACTGGACGAGGAACATAAAGACACGGATATGATGGACGTGTTGTTGGCAGCTTATGCAGATGAAAACGCTGAGTATAAGATTACTAGGAATCATATCAAGTCATTTTTCGTG GAGCTTTTCGTGGGAGGCACTGATACCTCGGTGCAAACAACACAATGGACAATGGCCGAGATCATTAATAACTCTGACGTTCTTGAGAGGCTGAGAGAAGAAATTGACTCTGTTGTAGGGACATCAAGAATGATTCAAGAAACAGATATACCAAACCTTCCTTATTTGCAAGCGGTGGTTAAGGAAGGACTAAGATTGCACCCACCATTTCCTCTCTTGACGAGGAAGTTTGAAGAAAGGTGTGAGATCAAAGGGTTCTACATCCCGGAGAAGACATTTCTTATTATAAATGCTTACGCTTGGATGAGAGATCCTGATTCCTGGGAAGATCCTAATGAGTTTAAGCCGGAGAGGTTTTTAGGTTCTTCAAGATTAGGACAAGTAGACGAGAGAGAGGAAGCTCAGAAGTACATTCCTTTCGGCGGAGGAAGGAGAGGCTGTCCTGGAGCAAATCTAGCTTCTATTTTCGTAGGAACCGCGATTGGAGTGATGGTGCAGTGCTTTGACTGGGGAATCAAAGGAGATAAGATCAACATGGAAGAGACTTTTGAAGGACTGACCCTTACCATGGTTCATCCAATTAAGTGCACTCCGATTCCTCGAACACTGCCTTTTGTAACTTCTAATCTCCAGAGTCCTAGCTCTTGA
- the CYP705A32 gene encoding cytochrome P450, family 705, subfamily A, polypeptide 32 (''cytochrome P450, family 705, subfamily A, polypeptide 32'' (CYP705A32); FUNCTIONS IN: electron carrier activity, monooxygenase activity, iron ion binding, oxygen binding, heme binding; INVOLVED IN: oxidation reduction; LOCATED IN: endomembrane system; EXPRESSED IN: sperm cell; CONTAINS InterPro DOMAIN/s: Cytochrome P450 (InterPro:IPR001128), Cytochrome P450, conserved site (InterPro:IPR017972), Cytochrome P450, E-class, group I (InterPro:IPR002401); BEST Arabidopsis thaliana protein match is: cytochrome P450, family 705, subfamily A, polypeptide 30 (TAIR:AT3G20940.1); Has 33569 Blast hits to 33416 proteins in 1691 species: Archae - 50; Bacteria - 3918; Metazoa - 11596; Fungi - 7324; Plants - 9333; Viruses - 3; Other Eukaryotes - 1345 (source: NCBI BLink).): MAAMITVDFQNSFIFILFCLFSLICYSLFFRKPKDSRAGRDLPPSPPSFPVGSPQSNNLHLLLSALVHKSFQKISYKYGPLLHLRVFHVPIVLASSASVAYEIFKAQDVNVSSRGHAPAGESLLFGSSSFFFAPYGDYFKFMRKLIATKLLGPQALERSRKIRADELDRFYRNLLDKAMKKESVDIVEEAAKLNNNIICKMIMGRSCSEDNGEAERVRGLVIESTALTKQIFLGMIFDKPLKKLGISLFQKDIKSVSRFDELLEKILVEHEERMGKHYKANDMMDLLLEAYGDENAEYKITRNHIKSLFVDLVIAGTDTSAQTIEWTMAELINNPNILERLREEIESVVGNTRLVQETDLPNLPYLQAVVKEGLRLHPPGAVFLRTFQERCELKGFYIPEKTLLVVNVYAIMRDPKLWEDPEEFKPERFIASSRSGQEDEIREEVLKYMPFSTGRRGCPGSNLAYVSVGTAIGVMAQCFDWRIKGEKVNMNEAAGTLVLTMAQPLMCTPGPRTLNPLPSSLHVPIS; this comes from the exons ATGGCAGCAATGATCACTGTTGACTTTCAAAATagcttcatcttcatcctcttttgtctcttctctctcatttgttactctctcttcttcaggAAACCAAAAGATTCACGAGCTGGTCGTGATCTTCCTCCGAGCCCTCCTTCTTTTCCG gttggAAGCCCACAGTCTAATaatcttcaccttcttctctctgctctTGTTCACAAgtcttttcaaaaaatctcCTACAAGTATGGACCTCTCCTCCATCTCCGTGTCTTTCATGTTCCCATAGTCCTAGCCTCCTCGGCCTCAGTGGCCTACGAAATTTTCAAGGCCCAAGATGTGAATGTCTCCTCTCGCGGTCACGCTCCAGCCGGGGAGTCTCTCTTGTTTGGATCttctagcttcttcttcgctcCCTATGGAGAttactttaaatttatgaGGAAGCTCATAGCCACAAAGCTTCTTGGACCGCAGGCACTCGAGCGTTCAAGAAAAATCCGTGCAGATGAGCTAGATCGGTTTTACAGAAATCTGCTTGACAAGgcgatgaagaaggagagtgTCGATATCGTTGAGGAAGCAGCGAAGCTTAATAACAATATCATCTGCAAGATGATCATGGGGAGGAGTTGTTCTGAGGACAACGGTGAGGCGGAGAGAGTCAGAGGCTTGGTGATTGAGTCTACGGCCTTGACAAAGCAAATCTTCTTGGGTATGATCTTTGATAAACCGCTTAAGAAGCTTGGGATCTCATTGTTCCAAAAGGATATAAAAAGTGTTTCCCGCTTCGACGAGCTGCTGGAGAAGATTCTTGTTGAACACGAAGAGAGAATGGGGAAGCATTATAAAGCTAATGACATGATGGATTTGTTGTTGGAAGCTTATGGAGATGAAAATGCAGAGTATAAAATCACAAGAAACCATATCAAGTCCTTGTTCGTG GATCTTGTCATTGCCGGCACTGACACCTCGGCGCAAACAATAGAGTGGACAATGGCGGAGCTTATTAACAACCCTAACATTcttgagagattgagagaagaaaTAGAATCGGTTGTAGGGAACACAAGGTTAGTTCAAGAAACCGATCTACCAAACCTCCCTTACTTGCAAGCGGTAGTCAAAGAAGGGCTAAGGTTGCATCCGCCAGGGGCTGTGTTCTTAAGAACGTTCCAAGAAAGGTGTGAACTCAAAGGGTTCTACATACCGGAAAAGACATTGCTTGTTGTTAATGTTTATGCTATAATGAGAGATCCTAAGCTTTGGGAAGATCCTGAGGAGTTTAAACCTGAGAGGTTTATAGCATCTTCAAGATCAGGGCAAGAGGACGAGATAAGAGAGGAAGTCCTGAAATACATGCCTTTCTCAACTGGAAGGAGAGGCTGTCCTGGATCCAATCTAGCTTATGTCTCTGTAGGAACCGCGATTGGAGTAATGGCGCAATGCTTTGATTGGAGAATCAAAGGAGAGAAAGTAAACATGAACGAGGCTGCTGGAACATTGGTGTTGACTATGGCTCAGCCTCTTATGTGCACTCCTGGTCCTCGAACCCTAAACCCTTTACCTTCAAGTCTGCATGTACCCATTTCTTGA